A genomic region of Metopolophium dirhodum isolate CAU chromosome 1, ASM1992520v1, whole genome shotgun sequence contains the following coding sequences:
- the LOC132933039 gene encoding uncharacterized protein LOC132933039 produces MEEWLDRYYNLRRRTGYDRPNFFVTNRGEKIVKIYDDVTKIFGQKLTASIFRKMVETSGRDHDAVTSGAIAQALQHSDRTANQYYRLPDATEALRRNKQIETVDHTALVKSYVDKNFEDLFPLEPYIKFDAEEWRAKIRDCQAFEEYPSATIDLFYVEKLGDKFYGAMYVRRSEILAEEMAIEKYTKLNYTDHAVIDMDARTKLRWRLASAYGPPEIRSVYHGFPVDPAPPPRGVTRWLSPVTDPLFTRSRSEPRSTPRRRHQVVKPSDRPALHEVAVRTSNALVPKGFGASAPRAPARLAKTF; encoded by the exons ATGGAGGAGTGGTTGGACCG TTACTACAACCTGCGGAGAAGAACGGGATACGATCGGCCAAACTTTTTCGTCACGAACCGCGGCGAGAAGATCGTCAAAATTTACGACGATGTGACGAAGATATTCGGCCAGAAACTGACGGCTTCCATTTTCAGGAAAATGGTAGAGACGTCCGGCCGCGATCACGATGCTGTAACGTCTGGGGCAATCGCCCAGGCGTTACAGCACTCGGATCGAACGGCAAACCAGTATTACCGTCTGCCCGACGCCACCGAAGCGCTTCGGCGGAATAAACAGATAGAGACCGTTGACCACACGGCGTTGGTCAAGTCATACGTTGACAAGAA ttttgaaGATCTGTTCCCGCTGGAACCATACATAAAATTCGACGCAGAAGAATGGCGGGCCAAGATCCGGGACTGCCAGGCATTTGAAGAGTACCCGTCGGCCACCATCGATCTGTTCTACGTGGAAAAACTTGGAGACAAATTCTATGGTGCCATGTACGTACGAAGATCAGAGATCCTGGCAGAGGAAATGGCGATTGAAAAAtacactaaattaaattatactgatCACGCCGTGATTGACAtg GATGCTCGGACGAAGCTTCGTTGGCGTCTTGCCTCAGCTTATGGTCCTCCCGAGATTCGGTCCGTGTACCACGGGTTCCCGGTGGACCCTGCTCCGCCTCCCAGAGGCGTCACCAGGTGGCTAAGCCCAGTGACTGACCCGCTCTTCACGAGGTCGCGGTCAGAACCTCGATCCACGCCACGTAGGCGTCACCAGGTGGTTAAGCCCAGTGACCGACCCGCTCTTCACGAGGTCGCGGTCAGAACTTCCAACGCCCTAGTCCCCAAGGGTTTCGGTGCGTCCGCGCCCCGGGCGCCGGCCCGTCTGGCCAAAACCTTTTAG